One window of Novipirellula aureliae genomic DNA carries:
- a CDS encoding adenylate kinase → MRIVFIGPPGAGKGTQCKRLAKLLHAAHLSTGDMLRSVDRHSDLGRRIAGYIDDGGFAPDELIMEIVTARLAEIDYNKSCLFDGFPRTLRQAEMFDEILASQNSQIDLVINLEVDRDELVSRLLDRAKVEHRLDDNLSAISTRLQIYSTVTVPLLAYYGEKGIVKTIDATASADIVFERVKACVLGHSGDRPR, encoded by the coding sequence ATGCGAATCGTATTCATCGGACCGCCTGGTGCGGGCAAAGGGACGCAGTGCAAGCGGTTAGCAAAATTGCTTCATGCCGCTCATTTGTCGACGGGCGACATGCTTCGTAGTGTTGACCGCCACAGCGATCTTGGTAGACGGATCGCTGGGTACATCGACGATGGCGGATTCGCTCCTGATGAATTGATCATGGAAATCGTTACCGCGCGTTTGGCGGAGATCGATTACAACAAGTCATGCTTGTTTGACGGTTTCCCCAGAACACTGCGGCAAGCCGAGATGTTCGATGAAATTCTAGCATCGCAGAATAGTCAAATTGATCTGGTCATCAATCTTGAAGTGGATCGTGACGAGCTAGTCTCTCGTTTGCTCGATCGAGCAAAGGTCGAACATCGCCTCGACGACAATCTCTCTGCCATTAGCACGCGTCTGCAGATCTATTCTACCGTTACCGTTCCGCTGCTAGCGTACTACGGAGAAAAGGGGATAGTCAAAACGATCGATGCAACCGCCTCTGCTGACATCGTCTTTGAGCGGGTCAAAGCCTGCGTTCTCGGACACAGTGGGGATAGACCCAGGTGA
- the secY gene encoding preprotein translocase subunit SecY, whose amino-acid sequence MFEKLRIIFSIPELRKKVLLTIGLLAVYRIGFHIPLPMIATNMGEAVGGGAADFFEKVSVFAASDLRQATIFGLGIMPYISASIIFQLLGSVYKPLEELKKEGEAGRKKLNEYTRYLTVLICVVQSYMYLKFMLMSGGNTGYGNINPNFLNSDATGLFFGWQIVAVLVMTCGTVFLMWLGEQIDEYGIGNGISLLIMAGILAQMPKALYELIRNMKTELTGLSRGQVGIETLILLVLLFVGVVFGVVFITLGQRKIPTQSAKFTRGRRVYGGTRQYLPLRINQAGVMPIIFASSLLMIPGVMFGFLASSFESGSGLFNFMNLSSLTLSDQTSYIFNLLYVALIFFFCFFWTAITFNPKEMSDNLRDSGTFIPGYRPGKRTTDYLEKVMVRITYVGAAFLSIVAIVPTIVYGSLGVPYSIAGFYGGTGLLIAVSVAFDLVQKIDAHLVMRNYRGLLEGAGGGTTPVV is encoded by the coding sequence ATGTTTGAGAAATTGCGAATCATTTTTTCGATTCCCGAGCTTCGTAAGAAGGTTTTGCTGACCATTGGCTTGTTGGCAGTGTATCGGATTGGATTCCACATTCCACTGCCGATGATTGCAACCAACATGGGTGAAGCGGTTGGTGGTGGAGCTGCGGATTTCTTCGAGAAGGTGAGTGTGTTTGCAGCGAGCGATTTGCGGCAAGCAACCATCTTTGGACTCGGTATCATGCCTTATATCTCGGCATCGATTATTTTTCAATTGCTTGGTAGCGTTTACAAGCCGCTTGAGGAATTGAAGAAGGAAGGCGAAGCAGGCCGCAAAAAACTGAATGAATACACTCGTTATTTAACGGTTTTGATTTGTGTCGTGCAAAGTTATATGTATCTAAAGTTCATGTTGATGTCGGGTGGCAATACCGGCTACGGAAACATCAACCCCAACTTCCTTAACTCGGATGCGACCGGACTATTTTTCGGTTGGCAAATCGTCGCCGTGTTGGTCATGACTTGCGGTACGGTCTTCTTGATGTGGCTTGGTGAGCAAATCGATGAGTACGGAATTGGTAACGGGATTAGCTTGTTGATCATGGCAGGCATCTTGGCTCAGATGCCAAAAGCTTTGTACGAATTGATCCGTAACATGAAGACGGAGCTGACTGGGCTTAGTAGGGGCCAGGTTGGCATTGAAACGCTGATTTTGCTTGTGCTGTTGTTTGTTGGTGTGGTGTTCGGGGTTGTGTTTATCACGCTGGGGCAGCGGAAAATCCCGACGCAATCGGCTAAGTTCACGCGTGGTCGCCGGGTCTACGGTGGAACTCGACAATACTTGCCGCTACGAATCAATCAGGCGGGCGTCATGCCGATTATTTTTGCCAGCAGTTTGTTGATGATCCCCGGCGTTATGTTTGGCTTTTTAGCCTCGAGTTTTGAGAGCGGCAGCGGTTTGTTCAACTTTATGAACTTGTCGAGTTTAACGTTGAGCGATCAGACGTCTTACATCTTTAACCTTTTGTATGTCGCTTTGATCTTCTTCTTCTGTTTCTTCTGGACCGCCATCACGTTCAATCCGAAAGAGATGTCGGACAACCTGCGAGACAGTGGGACGTTTATTCCCGGTTATCGACCTGGAAAGCGAACGACCGACTATCTGGAAAAGGTAATGGTTCGGATTACGTATGTCGGTGCAGCGTTCTTGTCAATCGTCGCCATCGTGCCAACGATTGTTTACGGTTCGCTCGGCGTACCTTATTCGATCGCCGGTTTTTACGGAGGCACGGGGCTTCTTATTGCTGTCAGTGTTGCCTTTGACCTGGTGCAAAAGATCGACGCCCACTTGGTGATGCGTAACTATCGCGGACTCTTGGAAGGTGCAGGCGGCGGAACGACTCCCGTTGTCTAG
- the rplO gene encoding 50S ribosomal protein L15, with amino-acid sequence MNLNDIHRGITKHRKRKRIGRGVGSGTGKTSGRGHKGHKSRSGYSRKPNFQGGAMPMFRRVPKRGFNNKWSVDVFAVNVGKLNETFEDGSEITLELLAEKDLAKGNFDEVKILGDGELTKKLTVSAHRFSKSAEQKITAAGGTVNKLAPKQTPAERVAKLKTAKA; translated from the coding sequence ATGAACCTTAACGACATCCATCGCGGGATAACCAAGCACCGCAAACGTAAACGAATCGGCCGTGGTGTCGGTAGCGGTACCGGTAAGACATCGGGTCGTGGGCACAAGGGTCACAAAAGTCGTAGCGGCTATAGCCGAAAACCAAACTTCCAAGGTGGGGCGATGCCAATGTTTCGCCGTGTCCCGAAGCGTGGTTTTAACAACAAATGGTCGGTGGATGTGTTTGCCGTCAATGTCGGCAAATTGAACGAGACGTTCGAAGACGGTTCGGAAATCACATTGGAACTGCTTGCTGAAAAAGATTTGGCCAAGGGCAACTTCGATGAGGTCAAGATTCTCGGAGACGGCGAATTGACGAAGAAGCTAACCGTTTCAGCGCATCGTTTCAGTAAATCGGCTGAACAGAAAATCACTGCGGCTGGTGGAACGGTTAACAAGCTCGCACCAAAGCAAACGCCAGCCGAGCGAGTTGCGAAGCTGAAGACGGCCAAGGCATAG
- the rpsE gene encoding 30S ribosomal protein S5, whose product MSNAQRNKRNKGEENSLGDLLDRVVKIKRCAAVVKGGRRFSFAAMVVVGDGNGKVGWGYGKANEVPPSVQKAQKQASRSMIDVPLVEGTLPHQVWGHFGAAKVLLIPAGAGTGIIAGQAVRAVCEACGVHDILTKSYGTNNPVTLVKATIDALSKLRTREQVAALRGLEVEELTTAK is encoded by the coding sequence ATTAGTAACGCACAACGAAACAAGCGAAACAAGGGCGAAGAAAATTCGCTCGGTGATTTGCTCGATCGCGTCGTCAAGATCAAACGCTGTGCCGCAGTCGTCAAGGGCGGTCGTCGGTTTAGTTTCGCAGCGATGGTGGTTGTCGGCGACGGCAATGGAAAGGTTGGCTGGGGCTACGGCAAAGCAAATGAAGTCCCACCAAGTGTTCAGAAAGCGCAGAAGCAAGCCAGTCGTTCGATGATCGACGTGCCACTTGTTGAAGGAACGCTGCCCCATCAAGTTTGGGGACATTTTGGTGCTGCCAAGGTTTTGCTCATTCCCGCTGGTGCCGGTACTGGTATTATTGCTGGTCAAGCCGTTCGCGCCGTTTGCGAAGCGTGTGGCGTTCACGATATTTTGACCAAGTCCTACGGGACCAATAATCCCGTTACTTTGGTGAAGGCGACGATCGACGCATTGTCAAAACTACGTACTCGCGAGCAAGTCGCGGCTTTGCGTGGTTTAGAAGTCGAAGAACTGACCACGGCTAAGTAG
- the rplR gene encoding 50S ribosomal protein L18 encodes MDKNKKLQVKRIRRRNHVRNKLRGTSERPRLCVHRSLKHFACQVVDDQTGRTLVSASTRDKGVRDEIGYGGNRDAAAKLGAIIAERATTAGIKMVKLDRGHNRYHGRVRAFAEAAREAGLEL; translated from the coding sequence ATGGATAAGAACAAAAAGCTGCAAGTCAAACGCATTCGGCGTCGCAACCATGTACGCAATAAATTGCGTGGCACTTCGGAGCGTCCGCGCTTATGCGTGCATCGTTCGCTCAAGCACTTCGCTTGCCAAGTGGTGGATGACCAAACCGGTCGGACGCTGGTGAGTGCCAGCACTCGAGACAAGGGGGTTCGCGACGAGATTGGATATGGTGGCAACCGTGATGCTGCGGCGAAGCTTGGTGCGATTATTGCCGAGCGTGCCACGACAGCTGGGATCAAGATGGTCAAACTTGACCGAGGTCATAATCGCTATCATGGTCGTGTGAGAGCGTTCGCCGAAGCCGCTCGCGAAGCTGGGTTAGAATTGTAG